A single genomic interval of Argopecten irradians isolate NY chromosome 8, Ai_NY, whole genome shotgun sequence harbors:
- the LOC138329359 gene encoding BRD4-interacting chromatin-remodeling complex-associated protein-like — protein MVLSDMDDGGFLDVINENDLFGNAIGTEESGSSDFNWADEFLSTTGVDDNAANAHVVQNETISPVEVAPLSIQNHIAVQQNVVNAQSYLPQSSAMPAQGVPRSSSLGGMQIVQGATGLVQQATATAPTQQINMSAMGQLQQGLAGQQIVQGPNGQLILKPGGGGQIFFQTHPQIQSLQSSTTQASSIQQVPGSSQVINRILAPSQSPVSTSPIVSRAITPVTSSHVGRSLTPIQSWAGVNPVTMVTNNANTQQVFTRNIPIQFSNPNAGIQLQGQSAAVLQQGQGAILQQGQGQSTLLQPAQGNNTLLQGQGQAAAAAAVLQGQGQNIVNTQNTVIQNPNVVNLNVAHVLCNNSQLQNQSGSTVHHMAPNIQGTLIQTADGKHIIIPNNNAPQTVAGQSINFQNLPQMTIQPQLNIAQNTSSGSNMVFGNTNNLAGNLGNVIRVATQGANTPTPTPAADKANQPQQPSHYIGVNQQGQQILIQRTNNAAGQQQNIILRTLNPNIVQLSQQQQQQPLQTASGIQTAPQIAATPAGTQQVLVTSQAQPQGIQLQRIVNTSQGQQQVKFISQGGQAAGMPLTINWQGMQNATNSAIPAAIHVVPQQQVPKTSDGNDVTIQQQQSSSQVGMVLSSQPINVKSISNQNQLIQQHSQAMTPRQTVYSTPSSSKISLSSAPPQQNDITTTLTSASPQLVQNLQGVQIPLVSQYSVASATPNLSTASTTTVTTTVTQSPVTVTTTSQSVNQVMSSVQPQQLVAGTSQKQNVLQARNSAPKLQHTIQLSHEAQTQLHQIQENLKKLGTAKNLGNAQKVQRKHLLELQKKILSEGQIIRQTIQTATSPLPQQLVTQQPQQPVQLQTQNLIGQNVQLIGQSQNIQTPSHLVIGQQLPKPVVGQGSVIKQEVTSFQGSVKDITQGTMGIVQSQQQTTQFVQAPIAGPATQAGNLVIKTEALPTSSFSTMVTSAQVSPSISISLSQPSASLLAAKPNEVKVEQIDHDSSQVASTGSKPVLMNQLPVGAVPSGVVMATAPPGKMAISASPKVALPTPIKIGNHTLNLNLTVDQKEKVQGYLSKMTPEQQQQQISLFLKLQRQQQLQAQVNAQVKAQQALQQKQTVGASSSKLPVTVQQLENKGATAAKPAEIPPIATPVSTATMSTVSGLRLPFAAIPKSQLIHQQLSKDQDNALKPDTKTPFRSRRDTYRRLLRYHVFQCKSPPEGLMEKDHEVFKNVAAGLLHKKQKMFDKFRLLLLKESMRENRTAEMVMIQRLMNDDLTETIKSEKELAKSDPDSFEPMPLRFLQKQESVKSEDVSMDEQDVPDISKVKSEKMSDSDTCVEIKKEQTSRPCTPKVKLVIRSDGQNFTSSLAEDGSSDSNDSSYHDNNESMDTSEMERQNSNTSRSDSDDISKGMFGAPHLTNIKTEPMNDESESMESEHWSDSNKPFKLYLGTDTSPVSNSDLDTAGYGRNSSPSPMQNEVSRRQYEVHAEEVSSPDGNTRRNSDSPSYEMNDESVSRLISSDSNCDNNVLGYHSSEKQSLSINSFTEKNLYHSHDYPQQSESSDKQSFKPSFMSDSKVPFSIGNELFNRVVGDSSQSKPHVSNSDESDSAMIDVSGFQQSQYEPISSPEADHDESFSSMITHKVDSAYTIGMAEHKEPQHMPNSDMPFNVPAFSSARLDVEPRESVEDDEATTLYSDDSDKESDSQQELLKAQMESAINSIVSLNQDSSVHSPFSLDQSNEFFSRHSYMTNPTMTESESDTPGPSTPVRSVSPVEDTNDVSMDDDLDAAVNSILM, from the exons ATGG TCCTCTCTGACATGGATGATGGGGGATTCTTAGATGTTATAAA CGAAAATGACTTGTTTGGGAATGCAATTGGAACAGAAGAAAGTGGG AGTTCAGACTTTAATTGGGCGGATGAATTCCTATCAACAACGGGAGTTGATGATAATGCTGCTAACGCTCATGTAGTCCAAAATGAAACCATCAGCCCTGTTGAGGTTGCTCCGCTGTCAATCCAAAACCATATCGCAGTACAGCAGAATGTTGTCAATgcacagagttacctcccccaAAGCTCGGCGATGCCAGCTCAGGGGGTACCCCGGTCATCCTCCCTCGGGGGTATGCAGATTGTCCAGGGTGCGACAGGGCTTGTACAACAGGCGACAGCGACTGCACCGACCCAACAGATCAACATGTCTGCCATGGGACAGCTTCAGCAGGG ACTGGCCGGCCAACAGATTGTGCAGGGTCCTAATGGACAACTGATTCTAAAGCCTGGGGGTGGGGGCCAGATATTCTTCCAGACCCATCCCCAAATCCAGTCCCTTCAGTCAAGTACTACACAAGCATCCAGCATTCAACAGGTCCCAGGATCATCCCAAGTCATCAACCGTATCCTGGCACCAAGTCAGAGCCCTGTATCCACCTCTCCCATTGTCAGTCGCGCCATCACACCGGTGACTTCCTCTCATGTTGGTCGATCTCTCACACCCATCCAGAGTTGGGCTGGGGTGAATCCTGTTACCATGGTGACAAATAATGCCAACACCCAGCAGGTATTCACTAGGAACATCCCCATTCAATTCAGTAACCCTAATGCTGGAATACAGCTTCAAGGACAATCTGCTGCTGTCCTCCAGCAAGGTCAAGGTGCCATTCTGCagcaaggtcaaggtcaaagtacACTGCTACAGCCAGCACAAGGAAATAACACATTACTGCAAGGTCAAGGACAAGCAGCAGCTGCAGCAGCAGTTTTACAAGGTCAAGGACAAAATATTGTGAATACTCAAAACACTGTGATTCAAAATCCAAATGTAGTCAATTTGAATGTGGCACATGTGCTGTGCAATAACTCACAACTGCAGAACCAATCGGGATCAACAGTACACCATATGGCCCCAAACATCCAGGGGACTTTAATACAAACAGCGGATGGAAAACATATCATCATACCCAACAATAATGCTCCTCAGACAGTCGCAGGACAATCCATTAACTTTCAGAACTTGCCCCAAATGACCATCCAGCCCCAGTTGAATATAGCACAGAACACCAGCTCTGGGTCCAATATGGTGTTTGGCAACACCAACAATCTGGCTGGAAATTTGGGGAACGTTATCCGAGTGGCAACCCAAGGAGCCAATACACCAACTCCTACACCAGCCGCAGACAAGGCTAATCAACCCCAGCAACCATCGCATTACATTGGTGTCAATCAACAAGGTCAGCAGATCTTAATTCAAAGGACCAACAACGCTGCCGgtcaacaacaaaacatcattcTGCGAACTTTGAACCCCAACATTGTGCAGTTATCACAACAGCAGCAACAGCAACCACTGCAAACTGCTAGTGGTATACAAACTGCACCGCAGATCGCAGCTACACCAGCTGGTACACAGCAAGTGTTGGTGACATCACAAGCACAGCCACAAGGCATACAACTACAACGCATTGTCAACACGTCACAGGGCCAGCAGCAGGTGAAATTCATCAGCCAAGGTGGTCAGGCAGCTGGCATGCCTTTAACCATCAACTGGCAGGGGATGCAGAACGCTACAAATAGTGCCATCCCTGCGGCGATCCATGTAGTTCCCCAGCAACAGGTGCCAAAGACTTCTGATGGAAATGATGTGACTATTCAACAACAGCAATCATCCTCCCAGGTTGGAATGGTTCTCAGTTCTCAACCCATTAACGTCAAATCCATATCAAATCAAAATCAGCTTATTCAACAGCATTCACAAGCAATGACACCTAGACAGACTGTATACTCCACGCCTTCCTCCTCTAAGATCTCTCTCAGCTCGGCTCCCCCTCAACAGAATGATATCACCACCACCCTCACTTCTGCATCACCTCAGCTTGTTCAGAATCTACAAGGTGTGCAAATCCCTCTAGTATCACAATACTCTGTTGCCTCTGCAACACCCAATCTGAGCACTGCTAGTACAACCACAGTTACTACCACAGTAACACAGTCTCCTGTTACCGTGACAACTACCAGTCAAAGTGTAAACCAAGTGATGTCATCCGTCCAGCCACAGCAACTTGTGGCAGGAACAAGCCAGAAACAGAATGTGCTGCAGGCAAGAAATAGTGCTCCCAAACTCCAACACACCATACAGCTTTCTCATGAGGCTCAGACACAGCTTCACCAGATACAGGAAAATCTTAAGAAGTTAGGTACTGCTAAAAACCTTGGTAATGCCCAGAAAGTGCAGCGTAAGCATTTATTAGAACTTCAAAAGAAAATCTTATCTGAGGGACAAATTATCAGACAAACAATTCAAACCGCTACATCGCCTCTTCCTCAACAGTTAGTTACTCAACAACCACAACAGCCAGTACAACTACAAACTCAgaatctgattggtcaaaatgtTCAGTTGattggtcagagccaaaatattCAAACACCATCTCATCTTGTGATAGGCCAGCAACTGCCAAAACCAGTGGTAGGTCAAGGATCAGTGATAAAACAGGAAGTGACATCATTTCAGGGGTCCGTAAAGGACATCACTCAAGGGACCATGGGGATAGTGCAatcacaacaacaaacaacgcAATTTGTGCAGGCACCAATAGCGGGACCAGCAACTCAAG CTGGAAATCTAGTCATCAAAACAGAAGCATTACCAACCTCCTCATTTTCTACAATGGTAACTTCAGCACAGGTTTCTCCCTCAATTTCTATTTCTCTAAGCCAACCTTCAGCAAGTCTTCTGGCGGCAAAACCCAATGAAGTCAAAGTGGAACAGATAGACCATGATTCCAGTCAGGTGGCAAGCACAGGAAGTAAACCGGTTCTAATGAACCAACTTCCTGTTGGTGCTGTTCCTTCAGGGGTTGTCATGGCAACAGCTCCTCCCGGCAAAATGGCAATATCTGCTTCTCCCAAGGTCGCACTTCCTACACCAATCAAG ATTGGAAACCACACGCTGAATTTAAATTTGACGGTTGACCAGAAAGAGAAAGTTCAAGGTTATCTGTCCAAGATGACACCTGAGCAGCAACAACAGCAGATCTCTCTCTTCTTGAAGCTTCAACGCCAACAACAACTGCAGGCCCAGGTAAACGCTCAAGTTAAGGCACAGCAGGCGTTACAACAGAAACAGACAGTAGGAGCATCATCTAGTAAACTCCCTGTCACTGTACAG CAACTTGAGAACAAGGGAGCCACTGCAGCTAAACCAGCAGAGATCCCACCTATAGCAACGCCTGTCTCCACTGCAACCATGTCAACTGTTTCAGGCTTGAGACTTCCATTCGCAGCTATACCAAAAAGTCAGCT aaTTCACCAGCAGCTGAGTAAGGACCAGGATAATGCCCTCAAACCGGACACCAAGACTCCGTTTCGGAGTCGACGTGACACTTATCGTCGATTACTCCGCTACCATGTGTTCCAGTGCAAGTCTCCTCCGGAAGGTTTGATGGAGAAAG ATCATGAGGTGTTCAAGAATGTAGCTGCTGGACTATTGCATAAGAAGCAAAAGATGTTTGACAAGTTCCGTCTCTTACTCCTGAAGGAGAGTATG AGAGAGAACAGGACTGCTGAGATGGTTATGATACAAAGATTGATGAACGACGACCTGACAGAGACAATCAAATCCGAGAAAGAATTGGCCAAATCAGATCCAG ATTCCTTTGAACCGATGCCATTAAGATTTTTACAGAAACAAGAATCGGTGAAATCAGAAGATGTTTCTATGGATGAACAAGATGTACCCGATATTTCAAAAGTGAAATCAGAAAAAATGAGTGACAGTGACACatgtgttgaaattaaaaaggaGCAAACCAGTCGACCTTGTACTCCCAAGGTCAAACTTGTAATACGAAGTGATGGCCAGAATTTTACCAGCTCACTTGCCGAGGATGGGAGTAGTGACAGTAATGATAgtagttaccatgacaacaatgAGAGTATGGACACATCAGAAATGGAACGTCAGAACTCTAATACAAGTCGCTCAGATTCAGACGATATTTCTAAAGGTATGTTTGGTGCCCCTCACCTTACGAATATCAAAACTGAACCAATGAACGACGAGAGTGAATCAATGGAGAGTGAACATTGGTCTGATAGTAATAAACCCTTCAAGCTTTACTTAGGAACAGACACTTCTCCTGTTAGTAACTCAGATCTAGACACTGCTGGGTACGGTAGAAACTCTTCCCCTTCTCCCATGCAAAATGAAGTCTCCAGAAGACAGTACGAAGTACATGCTGAGGAGGTCAGCTCTCCTGATGGAAATACTAGACGGAACAGTGATTCGCCATCATATGAGATGAATGACGAATCAGTGAGTCGCCTCATCTCCAGTGACAGTAACTGTGATAATAATGTATTGGGATATCATTCCAGTGAAAAGCAATCACTCAGCATCAATTCATTTACGGAGAAAAACTTGTATCATTCCCATGATTACCCACAGCAATCTGAGAGTTCAGATAAACAGTCGTTTAAACCGTCATTTATGTCCGATTCAAAGGTGCCATTCTCAATAGGAAATGAATTGTTTAATAGAGTTGTTGGAGATTCGAGTCAGTCTAAACCACATGTTAGTAACAGTGATGAATCAGACAGTGCTATGATTGATGTTAGTGGGTTTCAACAGTCCCAATACGAACCAATATCGTCCCCAGAGGCGGACCACGACGAATCCTTCTCTAGCATGATCACACATAAAGTCGACTCGGCCTACACCATAGGTATGGCTGAGCACAAGGAACCACAACATATGCCCAACTCTGATATGCCATTTAATGTCCCAGCATTTTCGTCAGCGCGTCTGGATGTGGAACCACGGGAGAGTGTCGAGGACGACGAGGCCACAACTTTGTATAGTGATGATAGTGACAAGGAATCCGATTCTCAACAGGAATTGTTGAAAGCCCAAATGGAAAGTGCAATAAATTCTATCGTCAGTTTAAATCAAGACTCGTCTGTTCACTCCCCGTTTTCACTTGACCAATCAAACGAATTCTTCAGTCGCCATAGTTACATGACAAATCCGACAATGACCGAGTCAGAGAGCGATACCCCTGGTCCCAGCACTCCTGTTCGGTCTGTGTCTCCAGTGGAAGACACCAATGATGTTTCTATGGACGATGATTTGGACGCTGCTGTGAATAGTATTCTGATGTAA